One segment of Anopheles stephensi strain Indian chromosome 3, UCI_ANSTEP_V1.0, whole genome shotgun sequence DNA contains the following:
- the LOC118510293 gene encoding mucin-5AC-like isoform X1, translated as MSRFLQVLVAVTLVAGVLGQDTSNDASTVSPQDIYDLSEDDFKLWLSGRQPKAWEGGSSSSSSSTATSAPQTTTLPSVFRTTTNNTPTTPTTTPTTPNFLTTSTTIRPIEPSSDGKSWFEEEDTATPRPDLLGDQFKPAGEDFAQWLERQMNRVQEVTFVPQTTLTGDQLAGAGLVTRLTTIRNRIPATTFPPLPVTDFAPVTTSAPPPPPAPAPSSAPAYLPAEQDTIAPAAAAPGPLDLQQWLRDQLQTSQRLTDNLLAQWTPSGSIVRSDGQHYTPNAVSYQTSALVHGLHGVSHSGHVRHQPIPVAVHHNAPTIRRVFYPAGSFIYSHPPVPQYSSYVGNYKAPLVIKYH; from the exons ATGTCGCGATTCTTGCAAGTG CTTGTTGCGGTGACCTTGGTGGCGGGTGTGCTGGGACAGGATACATCCAACGACGCCAGCACCGTATCTCCGCAAGATATCTACGATCTCTCGGAGGATGACTTCAAACTCTGGCTCTCGGGAAGACAACCGAAAGCTTGGGAGGGAGGATCTTCAAGCTCCAGTTCGTCAACTGCTACCAGCGCTCCCCAAACGACCACTCTCCCTTCTGTGTTCCgaacaaccaccaacaacactcCCACCACCCCTACGACAACACCGACTACGCCCAACTTCCtgaccaccagcaccaccattaGACCGATCGAACCCTCGTCGGATGGAAAGTCTTGGTTCGAGGAGGAAGATACAGCGACGCCACGGCCCGACCTGCTCGGCGATCAGTTTAAACCGGCCGGTGAAGATTTCGCCCAATGGCTCGAACGTCAGATGAACCGCGTGCAGGAGGTGACGTTCGTTCCGCAGACGACCTTGACGGGAGATCAGCTGGCGGGAGCGGGACTCGTCACTCGTCTGACAACCATTCGTAACCGGATTCCCGCTACTACCTTCCCCCCACTGCCCGTGACGGATTTCGCTCCCGTTACCACCtctgctcctcctcctcctcctgctcctgCTCCTTCCTCTGCTCCAGCTTATCTTCCGGCAGAACAGGATACCATTGCTCCCGCTGCCGCTGCCCCGGGACCTCTAGACTTACAGCAATGGCTTCGAGATCAGCTGCAAACGTCTCAACGGCTCACCGATAATCTCCTCGCTCAATGGACACCCAGCGGTTCGATTGTCCGTTCGGATGGGCAGCACTACACACCGAACGCCGTATCCTACCAAACGTCAGCCCTCGTACATGGTCTGCATGGTGTGTCCCATAGTGGACATGTTCGCCACCAACCAATTCCTGTCGCCGTGCATCATAACGCACCAACGATTCGACGCGTGTTCTATCCAGCCGGCAGCTTCATCTACTCACACCCACCGGTGCCGCAGTACAGTTCTTACGTAGGCAACTACAAAGCACCGCTCGTCATCAAATACCACTAA
- the LOC118510295 gene encoding cuticle protein-like, with the protein MFRLVVLSALLAVAAAAPGHLVHSAPLAYSTVVAAAPTLVAQKEISYQKSIIEQPTVEHVGTVLKTIPTGVTHTSSAVVHDTKVRENVYAPAVKKTVVSTPVEKTTYVQAATPVVHAAPAVYAAPVQTVYAAAPVAKTYSYAAPVAKTYVQAAPAAISYEAAPVSYVAAPLAKTAYVSSYPSVYAEPAVYANQWH; encoded by the exons atgtTCCGATTG GTGGTGTTGTCCGCTCTTCTTGCCGTTGCCGCTGCTGCCCCAGGACACTTGGTCCACTCGGCTCCGCTTGCCTACTCGACCGTGGTGGCTGCTGCCCCGACGCTCGTCGCCCAGAAGGAGATCTCGTACCAGAAGAGCATCATCGAGCAGCCGACCGTGGAGCACGTCGGAACCGTCCTGAAGACCATCCCGACCGGAGTGACGCACACCAGCTCGGCCGTGGTGCACGACACCAAGGTGCGCGAGAATGTGTATGCCCCGGCCGTGAAGAAGACCGTCGTGTCGACTCCGGTTGAGAAGACGACCTACGTCCAGGCCGCTACCCCAGTCGTCCATGCCGCCCCGGCCGTCTACGCCGCTCCGGTCCAGACTGTCTACGCTGCTGCTCCAGTTGCCAAAACCTACTCGTACGCTGCCCCGGTTGCCAAGACCTACGTGCAGGCTGCCCCGGCTGCCATCTCGTACGAAGCCGCCCCAGTGTCGTACGTTGCCGCTCCTCTGGCCAAGACCGCCTACGTCAGCAGCTACCCGTCGGTGTACGCCGAGCCAGCTGTGTATGCTAACCAGTGGCACTAA
- the LOC118510293 gene encoding mucin-5AC-like isoform X2, whose amino-acid sequence MSRFLQVLVAVTLVAGVLGQDTSNDASTVSPQDIYDLSEDDFKLWLSGRQPKAWEGGSSSSSSSTATSAPQTTTLPSVFRTTTNNTPTTPTTTPTTPNFLTTSTTIRPIEPSSDGKSWFEEEDTATPRPDLTFVPQTTLTGDQLAGAGLVTRLTTIRNRIPATTFPPLPVTDFAPVTTSAPPPPPAPAPSSAPAYLPAEQDTIAPAAAAPGPLDLQQWLRDQLQTSQRLTDNLLAQWTPSGSIVRSDGQHYTPNAVSYQTSALVHGLHGVSHSGHVRHQPIPVAVHHNAPTIRRVFYPAGSFIYSHPPVPQYSSYVGNYKAPLVIKYH is encoded by the exons ATGTCGCGATTCTTGCAAGTG CTTGTTGCGGTGACCTTGGTGGCGGGTGTGCTGGGACAGGATACATCCAACGACGCCAGCACCGTATCTCCGCAAGATATCTACGATCTCTCGGAGGATGACTTCAAACTCTGGCTCTCGGGAAGACAACCGAAAGCTTGGGAGGGAGGATCTTCAAGCTCCAGTTCGTCAACTGCTACCAGCGCTCCCCAAACGACCACTCTCCCTTCTGTGTTCCgaacaaccaccaacaacactcCCACCACCCCTACGACAACACCGACTACGCCCAACTTCCtgaccaccagcaccaccattaGACCGATCGAACCCTCGTCGGATGGAAAGTCTTGGTTCGAGGAGGAAGATACAGCGACGCCACGGCCCGACC TGACGTTCGTTCCGCAGACGACCTTGACGGGAGATCAGCTGGCGGGAGCGGGACTCGTCACTCGTCTGACAACCATTCGTAACCGGATTCCCGCTACTACCTTCCCCCCACTGCCCGTGACGGATTTCGCTCCCGTTACCACCtctgctcctcctcctcctcctgctcctgCTCCTTCCTCTGCTCCAGCTTATCTTCCGGCAGAACAGGATACCATTGCTCCCGCTGCCGCTGCCCCGGGACCTCTAGACTTACAGCAATGGCTTCGAGATCAGCTGCAAACGTCTCAACGGCTCACCGATAATCTCCTCGCTCAATGGACACCCAGCGGTTCGATTGTCCGTTCGGATGGGCAGCACTACACACCGAACGCCGTATCCTACCAAACGTCAGCCCTCGTACATGGTCTGCATGGTGTGTCCCATAGTGGACATGTTCGCCACCAACCAATTCCTGTCGCCGTGCATCATAACGCACCAACGATTCGACGCGTGTTCTATCCAGCCGGCAGCTTCATCTACTCACACCCACCGGTGCCGCAGTACAGTTCTTACGTAGGCAACTACAAAGCACCGCTCGTCATCAAATACCACTAA
- the LOC118510294 gene encoding zinc metalloproteinase nas-13-like — protein MGGAMGWLLWAVSVATVLAALGEARVLGSSRRFRDYDFDFSHLGEALYGSHDTAAIGELVRAWSRSHNGSSVVNPEELGTYAEGDIHQPLIERNALKFTSSKWKKGVVPYEFSDEFSIGDLAKLFSAIEQFHQKTCIRFVPRTKERDYVVIEGRSSGCWSAVGRMGGRQVLNLQRNGCLQMEGTIVHELMHVLGFLHEHTRHDRDRYVNIFFRNVRPNLVSNFGRESESQTTTLGMPYDYGSVMHYSRTAFSKNGKPTLEPKIKYIGQLGQRVGFSVKDVQKINKLYCHR, from the exons ATGGGCGGCGCGATGGGTTGGTTGCTTTGGGCGGTCTCGGTGGCCACGGTTCTGGCTGCGCTTGGGGAGGCTCGAGTTCTTGGCAGTAGTCGGCGATTCCGGGACTACGATTTTGACTTTTCACATCTCGGTGAAGCGTTGTACGGCAGCCATGATACGGCAGCGATTGGAGAGCTGGTACGTGCGTGGTCCCGCTCGCACAATGGCAGCAGTGTCGTAAACCCGGAGGAGCTGGGAACTTACGCCGAAGGTGACATCCATCAGCCGCTGATCGAACGGAACGCGCTCAAGTTCACCAGCAGCAAGTGGAAGAAGGGTGTAGTGCCATACGAGTTTAGTGACGAGTTTT CGATCGGTGATCTGGCCAAGCTGTTTTCGGCGATCGAGCAGTTCCATCAGAAAACCTGCATCCGATTTGTGCCGCGCACCAAGGAACGCGACTACGTGGTGATCGAGGGTCGCAGTTCCGGATGCTGGTCGGCAGTAGGTCGAATGGGGGGCCGCCAAGTGCTGAATCTGCAGCGCAACGGGTGCCTCCAGATGGAGGGTACCATCGTGCACGAGCTGATGCACGTGCTGGGCTTCCTGCACGAGCACACCCGGCACGATCGGGATCGGTACGTGAACATCTTCTTCCGAAACGTGCGCCCCAATCTGGTCAGCAACTTTGGGCGCGAAAGTGAATCGCAAACCACCACGCTCGGCATGCCGTACGATTATGGCAGCGTTATGCACTACTCCAGAACGGCGTTCAGCAAAAACGGCAAACCGACGCTAGAGCCGAAG ATCAAGTACATCGGGCAGCTTGGACAGCGCGTCGGCTTTTCGGTGAAGGATGTACAGAAAATCAATAAGCTCTACTGTCATCGGTGA
- the LOC118514321 gene encoding uncharacterized protein LOC118514321, which translates to MLKLVVLSAVLAVVAARPGALTYSAPLAYAPATFIAKPEIYYQKSIIEEPTVAHVGSLVKTIPTAVSHQSSTIVHNSAKITEPIYAPAVKQTLVSTPIAKTTYIAAPAAYAYAAPALAYHDAYAYHHLLVAVTLVAGVLGQDTSNDASTVSPQDIYDLSEDDFKLWLSGRQPKAWEGGSSSSSSSTATSAPQTTTLPSVFRTTTNNTPTTPTTTPTTPNFLTTSTTIRPIEPSSDGKSWFEEEDTATPRPDLLGDQFKPAGEDFAQWLERQMNRVQEVTFVPQTTLTGDQLAGAGLVTRLTTIHSSRRSEKHSQRSIVPKAKAQTPTTTQTFRCVFLCDKQNPAKQKKQSNMFRLVVLSVVLAVAAAAPKPGLVHSAPLAYSTVVAAAPALVAQKEISYQKSIIEEPTVAHVGTIEKSIPTGYSHQSFTQYHNKQVAEPVYAAGVKKTVVSTPVEKTTYVQAAAPVVHAAPAVYAAPVQTVYAAAPVAKTYSYAAPVAKTYVQAAPAAISYEAAPVSYVAAPLKTSYVSSYPSVYAAPAVYANEWN; encoded by the exons ATGCTGAAGTTG GTGGTGCTGTCCGCTGTCCTGGCCGTCGTTGCCGCTCGTCCCGGTGCCCTCACGTACTCTGCCCCGTTGGCGTACGCTCCGGCCACCTTCATCGCGAAGCCCGAGATCTACTACCAGAAGAGCATCATCGAGGAACCGACCGTCGCGCACGTCGGCAGTCTGGTGAAGACCATCCCAACGGCCGTCTCGCACCAGAGCTCCACCATCGTGCACAACTCTGCCAAGATCACCGAGCCGATCTATGCTCCGGCCGTGAAGCAGACGCTCGTCTCAACCCCGATCGCCAAGACGACCTACATTGCTGCTCCGGCGGCCTATGCTTACGCTGCCCCCGCGTTGGCCTATCACGATGCTTACGCTTACCACCATCTG CTTGTTGCGGTGACCTTGGTGGCGGGTGTGCTGGGACAGGATACATCCAACGACGCCAGCACCGTATCTCCGCAAGATATCTACGATCTCTCGGAGGATGACTTCAAACTCTGGCTCTCGGGAAGACAACCGAAAGCTTGGGAGGGAGGATCTTCAAGCTCCAGTTCGTCAACTGCTACCAGCGCTCCCCAAACGACCACTCTCCCTTCTGTGTTCCgaacaaccaccaacaacactcCCACCACCCCTACGACAACACCGACTACGCCCAACTTCCtgaccaccagcaccaccattaGACCGATCGAACCCTCGTCGGATGGAAAGTCTTGGTTCGAGGAGGAAGATACAGCGACGCCACGGCCCGACCTGCTCGGCGATCAGTTTAAACCGGCCGGTGAAGATTTCGCCCAATGGCTCGAACGTCAGATGAACCGCGTGCAGGAGGTGACGTTCGTTCCGCAGACGACCTTGACGGGAGATCAGCTGGCGGGAGCGGGACTCGTCACTCGTCTGACAACCATTC ATTCGAGCCGGCGGTCCGAAAAGCACAGTCAGCGTTCAATCGTTCCAAAAGCAAAAGCTCAAACCCCGACAACAACACAGAcctttcggtgtgtttttctttgtgaCAAGCAAAacccagcaaaacaaaaaaaacaatccaataTGTTCCGATTGGTGGTGTTGTCCGTTGTTCTCGCCGTTGCCGCTGCCGCCCCGAAACCGGGTCTGGTGCATTCGGCCCCGCTTGCCTACTCGACCGTGGTAGCTGCCGCCCCGGCCCTTGTCGCCCAGAAGGAGATCTCGTACCAGAAGAGCATCATCGAGGAACCGACCGTGGCGCACGTTGGCACGATCGAGAAGTCCATCCCGACGGGATACTCGCACCAGAGCTTCACCCAGTACCATAACAAGCAGGTCGCCGAGCCAGTGTATGCTGCGGGCGTGAAGAAGACCGTCGTGTCGACTCCGGTTGAGAAGACGACCTACGTCCAGGCCGCTGCTCCAGTCGTCCATGCCGCCCCGGCCGTCTACGCCGCTCCGGTCCAGACTGTCTACGCTGCTGCTCCAGTTGCCAAGACCTACTCGTACGCTGCCCCGGTTGCCAAGACCTACGTGCAGGCTGCCCCGGCTGCCATCTCGTACGAAGCCGCCCCAGTGTCGTACGTTGCCGCTCCTCTGAAGACGTCCTACGTCAGCAGCTACCCGTCGGTGTACGCTGCCCCGGCCGTCTATGCTAACGAGTGGAACTAA